One Pleuronectes platessa chromosome 20, fPlePla1.1, whole genome shotgun sequence DNA window includes the following coding sequences:
- the prlh2 gene encoding prolactin releasing hormone 2, translating into MLPGRAANVRHCILTSRWLPALLALLLLLSSSLSGAHSTTVEHDFHIVHNVDNRSPEIDPFWYVGRGVRPIGRFGKRHSGGMQPVVRTLELLLNSLRNRENLEKALDGEDRDWLP; encoded by the exons ATGCTGCCTGGGAGAGCGGCTAATGTCCGGCACTGTATCCTGACGAGCCGCTGGCTGCCCGCGCTCCTggcactgctcctcctcctctcctccagcctcaGCGGCGCTCACAGCACCACAGTGGAGCACGACTTCCACATCGTTCACAATGTGGACAACAGAA GTCCAGAGATAGACCCGTTCTGGTACGTAGGGCGCGGGGTGAGACCCATCGGCCGCTTTGGGAAGAGGCACAGCGGCGGGATGCAGCCGGTGGTCAGGACGCTGGAGCTGCTCCTCAACAGcctcagaaacagagagaacctCGAGAAAGCGCTGGATGGAGAAGACAGGGATTGGCTACCATGA